Part of the Arachis hypogaea cultivar Tifrunner chromosome 6, arahy.Tifrunner.gnm2.J5K5, whole genome shotgun sequence genome, tcagacgtaaaTTATTTTcaaccctaaaattttaaaaattaatcaaattagtccttatataattttttcatttttttgataatattaaatttaaaatattttttgatactactaattttaatagaaatataattgacaatcaaaaaattagtaattgtattttttcttcttaaaaattttttcaataaagttatctctctcctttaattcttgtcaaaatctctcttattcttttctattctaaaacatttttcttatatTATTACATTTTActggaatatatatataaggagagatatttttgttaaaaaaaatctttaagaagaaaagatacaattactaatttttttgttgtcaattacatttctattaaaattagtagtataaaaaaatattttaaatttaatattatcaagaaaaaataaaaaaattatataaggactattttaattaatttttaaaattttagggatgaaaatgatttacgtctgaactttcgaggactattttaattataaacaacttttttacatgtcaaatgCCACGTATCACTAACCTGACACGTGACATGCCAGGTGTTACTAATCTGACacatcaaccaatcatcttgtgacacgtcatcatccaatgACGGAAGGACTAATGTTACCAATCGTATATCTTTTAGGAACgattttgattaactttatctttcttAAAATAGAGATCGGAGTATCTTTCAAAAACGATTTTGGCTATTTACTCATTCAATATACCTGCTTTAGAAGCTGTAGAGCATGAGGCTATCTGTATTGGCATATTCAGCTACATCAGAAACGATAAACATTTCACATCTTTGATGGTACCACTATATGGATAAGGTTTAAGGTTCACCAGACTTTGTAACGTAGTTTATGCTCGAGGTAACATACCAAATTTTGTATTACAGCTCTATTCTCGATCAATAATCTACtataaagttaataaaaaaaaagatgaacaAAAAACTACTGTCAGGCCAATTTTTCCATTGGAATTTAGATCCTCCCAAgtaaaaaaattggtaaaataataaaataaagttaatcaTTATTGATTTTATAACTTTGAAATATGTCCaactatcttaatttaaaaataatcaacTCTTTACTTTATCACTTTGTCAACTTCTTTACTTTAGAAAATCTTAATCCTTTCCATTGATGCTACATTCTGCATTATAGCCGAATCTCTAGATATTATTGCAATACTACAGTCTACAGGTCAAAGCAGGCACTACGGATAAATCTTAGTGCTTAATATAGGGGAATTTCAAGTCACAACTGTTTGCTGGGAACTGGTAATAGAACCACAATTATTGACGTCATAGATATACATCTCAATCCTTGACTGATGTCCGTAAAATCTTCACGTCATGGATGGGCCTGAATAAGTATAAGATCAAAATTAGAATTGAAGTGGTTCTTAAGGAATTTCTATAAAATACTTCATTTCAATCATTGATGCAGCTGATAATTTTTGGTGTATCAAGATCCAAATTCAATTTGGTTTATCATAGAACCTGAATGTTAATTGGCCAAAGCCGAAAAGCTTTCTCTTTGACCATGTATTCACaaaaataaacatgaaaacaAAATGATGATGAATGGATCAATTCATGGCTATGTTCCACATATGATAAAAGGAATAAAGGATAAAACATAGGTTGTGGAATTCTAGAACACTGAATACCCAGCAAATAGGCGAGCTCAATATCTGTAGAAGCTTTGTAATTCATATAACCAGTTTAATTCAGAGGTTTACTGCTAATTTTAGGATGCGTTTGGTTTgcgttttcaatttttgtttccattttcagtgttttctgttttctgaattttgtgaaggaaaaagtgaaaacagtgaAAACAATAAAATCCTATTGTTTTTACTATTTTCACTTTTTCCTTCACAAAATCCAAAAATCAGAAAACAGTGAAAATGAAAAccaaaaatgaaaatgcaaaccaAACACACCCATATTCCTTGATTGTTGGTTTATGTATAGCATATGTTACTTTAAATAGCTATCTTGATATATGTTTGACATACCTATCATTGTTATCTGTTTGGACACtgccaagtcttttgataatttcCATCCCACGGCATACTCTCCCAAATATTGTGTGTTTTCCTGAAAATTGAAACAATAGGTATTCTAAATTTTTCATGAAAATTGAAACAATCAATCATAAAATGACCAAGAAAGTCTCGGTCTATGCCTGAAAATGTGTCAACCTTTAAAGCAAAGATATATCAGAGAACTCtcttaaaagagaaaagaaatattTAGTTGGATGAGGAAACAAACTAAACTATGCATGCATTTGTATCCACCAAGAAATGATAACATTTAAGAAACATAAGCAAGAAGCTGCATCCTAATCCATAGCTTTGTTGACACAATCATTAAAACACACGAAGAGAGATTCTAATCCATCTTAAATCCTCCACATTTGGACAGGACCACATGTTGTGATATAACTTCACTAGTTGCTCCTTGCTCGCATGCTTGGAATACATCTATACCTTTGGCCTCTAGTGACCTTAGGGCTTAGAGAGACTACACCCGATCATGATATAAGCAGTCATACAACAGCAAATTGTAAGGTGAATTATGTCGATCTACCTCTCACCTAAAAGCTGAAACGGAAAAAGGGAACATGAATGGAACAGAGTTGCAAAAccaattttctttccatgactCTACTATGGGAAAGAGATTACATTTCATCATTATCTGATTTTCATGCACAAGACAGTTTGCATTCACAATGTGTGTGCCACTGTGTCAACAATCCAGCAATTGTGCATGCTTCTCACTGAACCAAACTACTCACGGTACATGGACAATTTCAAGTTACCATATTGGTGGGGAAAAAACATTCAAATTAAAGCACAGAATCCTCACAGTGCAATAGGTATGGTAAACTATAAAtattggaaaaacaaaaacaaatttaaTCATAAACTTCAGAAGTAGTGCCTTACAATTTCCAATTTCTAAAGGTAATATACAGAAAAAAGGAAAACATTACCATCAAGAGAAGGGCATGGTGCTAGAGTAATAAAGAATTGACTGCCATTAGTATTTGGGCCAGCATTTGCCATTGATAAGATACCAGCTCCAGTGTGCTTCAACTCTTGTCTAATCTCGTCTTCAAATTTCGGTCTGCGACAAAGAACAAGCGAAACAATGCAATAAATCATCAATGAAAAGTGCATTACGATCAACatgaaaaaataaaacagaatataatcactaaaaataaaaaagacatacCCATATATAGACTCTCCTCCCCTTCCAGTCCCAGTGGGATCCCCTCCTTGTACAATGAAGTCCTACTCAACAATTAAACCAAATGAATCCATGTATcaacattcaaaaaaaaaaaaggggcacaTACTCATACACAGAGGGAGAAAAATTGAAGTACCTTGATGATTCTGTGGAACTTAACATTGTTGTAATAACCTCTGCGAGACAATTCAATGAAGTTCCTGCAAGTCCTTGGTGCGTGCTTGTAGTACAGCTGAACCCaacattgaaaaaataaattaaaataaaataattgttgcCATTGGCAAaccaaaaaaggaaaattaacaaaaactgaaaaaaagACAAGTACTTCAACAGTGAAAGAACCCATGGAAGTTTCTAGAGTAACCTCCGGAGCACCACCTTCTGCGTTTGcccacattttttttttattttcgcttCGTCAGTCACAAAAAGCAAATGCTAATAATAAGTTGATTCCGTTTCTCTCTCTGAGCCAAAGAAAGAAAAGCGTCAAGATTCAAGAGAGTGAAAGACTCTCCGTGACTATAAAATTGCTAATGTTTTATACTGGGCGGGGCCTTTTATGGGCCTAGGCCCATATATCGCCTGGCccattttgttttctctttcatcTGAAAAGCTCCAAACTGTGGTTTTTCCATTTGAATATTGGAATCGTGGCGATGAGACCCATCAACCTTCCCGAACCGCCGAACCATTTCTTCAGCTTGCCGAAGTTCTTCGACGGCGCCGTCCGGCGAGCCGTCGTCATCGGTAACGGCTTCGCCGGCGCTGAGAACCAGTGCATCGGGTTGGTCCGTGCTCTCGGTCTCTCCAATCTTCACTCCCTATACGTAAGCTTTGGAACTAAGCTGAATTGTATCACTGGATTGTGTTTGGTTGCTgagaaaaattgatttattattattatttttttatgtgcaGCGCGTGACGAGGCCCCATGGAGGAATCAATAGGTGGCTTCATTGGCTTCCGGTTTCGGTTCATAAGATGTTGGATTCTGTTATCAGAAGGCTCTGTGGGAATTCGCGGTTTCAAGCTTCGAAGATTGGTATGCCAATCATATTTTCCTAACTTTTATTTTGTTCATGTGATTGCTGTTTGTGCTGATTCGTGTGCTAAGTTGTATTTGAAAATGATGGTTGCTTAGTTCAGGCATATCAAGCGTTTTAGAAGCTGATGCTTACCATATTGCAACAATGGCGCGTGAAACGTTCCACAAGTATGTTGTGGTCTTATTGTGCTTTCTGAAAGTGAAATTCAGAGGTGTGGTGAATTTGTATTAGAAAGACTAATGAATTGCGGTTGTATTTTATTCATAGGGATGGTCCCTTGTTGGTGGTTGCATCTGGGAGAGACACTATTCATGTCGCAAGCTCCATTAAACGGTTAGCCCCAGAAAATGTTTTTGTTGTTCAGGTTATGCTTTGTACTTATTCTATTTTTGTAACTTGACGCATAAGTTCATTTCATGATTGAATGCGATCATAGTACATGTATATCTGTTGTATGCTTGAGTGAAATTATAATCTTTTTGCTATCGGTTGAGTGGAAATTGAATTAGACTTGTTTCTTGGTAAATAGTAATATTTAAAGAGAATGGATATTGTTTGCATTTTTGAGAAATTGCTTGGACATATTATTTCTATGATACCTGTTGGGGTGATAAGTTCCAAATGTTTCACATGCTGTGATGCCTATTTCAGATACAACATCCGAGAGTGCGCCTGAATCGATTTGATCTTGTTATCACTCCACGCCATGATTATTATCCGCTGACTCTGGAAGGCCGGCGGCAAATTCCATGGTTTCTTCGGAAGTGGGTCACTCCATGGGAACCTCCTGGCAGCAATGTGGTGGGTACTGTGGTTGTGTGATGTTTGTTGCTTTAGTATTTGTCTCTTCCCTGTGATGTTGTCTTACGTTATACACCTTTTCCCATCTTTCAAGTCCCTGATTTTACATTATAATAGTTCCTCACTGTGGGAGCGCTTCATCTAGCTGATTCCACTACTCTTAGGGCTGCTGCTTCTGCTTGGCATGATGAGTTAGCAGCTCTGCCCAAGCCTTTGCTTGTTGTTAATGTTGGGGTCCTACAGGTATTTTATTTTGCACTGAGGAACTTAAGATGCTTTGCCTGTTGGACGTTTTAAAAAGTATCAtatgttcatattaatatttgcTTTTCGTATGTAAGAAATCAATCAATTTTTAGATGTTCTCTTGCACCTTGTAATTGTTTGACATTTGTAGTAAAATTCTTCTTGTTGATGTTTTAGTGTTTATCATTATTGAGATTGTTGTCATTGTCTGTAGAAATCTGGTCAAGAATCTTTCATTTGTGTGTTAGTATTTATTGTCTGTTATTCCTACTGAATTGATGATCGTCCCTTGCATATTGGTGACTCTCTTAAATGACTCCATAGCCTAGTTTCTGTTTACAGGATTGATTGCATTACTAACTGGCAAATGTTTGCATTGGATTGATTGCATTACTAACTGTCAAATGTTTGCATTGTATACTGCATAGTTGGAAATTTACTGAAGTTGACTAGGCCAATTTTGCATACATTACGGTTTGTTTGATTAAAGCCTCAAAGATtctgagcttaaaatttgaaactttttaatatttttatggcCTACCCCCTATGTTTCTTGATTATAATATGTATTTTACAGTTAACACATTACCGTTGGTTATATCTATGTTATGTGTAGAGTAGAATTTACTTTTTCTAGTCCTACTTTTGCTGTGCCCTGTATTGctcttgtttttattattattattattattattattattattattattattattattattattattattattattaaattttgataactttttatcAGGAAATTGCTGCTATGGTGTGGATCTCGCAAAGCAGTTGGTGGTAATGCTTCAAAATGTGTTATGGAGTTGTGGAACTATCCGAATATCTTTCTCTAGAAGAACACCTGCGAAGGTATAAAATATTACACAATtagtaagaatatttttttattcaataggTCGTGATTATAATAAGCTTTGGCTTCTACCATGAGCATGCTTCTGGTTGGTGGGTTTGTTTGTAAGCCTTGAAAGCTGGCATTCGCGACATACAGATGATGTTGCCATAAGGGATGGAGACCCCATTCATTTGTAtactttgatatattttgatctGTTCAACAAATTCAGTTTTGCCATCCTTATTGCAGATCTCCAACATTTTGGTCAAAGAATTTGCCACAAATCCTAAGGTCCATATCTGGGATGGTGAAGGTACTTATACCTGTAATGTTCATAGCCATAAAACCATGTCCCAGCATTGAAGATGGCATTATGTGATGTACTTTATTACATTCAGGTCCAAATCCGCATATGGGACATCTGGCCTGGGCTGATGCCTTTGTTATCACAGCTGATTCCGTTAGTATGTTAAGTGAGGCCTGCAGTACCGGGTACGTAAGATCACCTGATGATTAGCATCTACCATTAAAGAGGAAAAAAGAAACCTCATTTCATCATTCACTCCTTAATGGGATATCTATAGTTCCATGACTGTGTATATTGTGCTACAGGAAGCCTGTGTATGTAATCGGAGCGGAACTCTGTACATGGAAATT contains:
- the LOC112696729 gene encoding peptidyl-prolyl cis-trans isomerase CYP18-2; translation: MWANAEGGAPEVTLETSMGSFTVELYYKHAPRTCRNFIELSRRGYYNNVKFHRIIKDFIVQGGDPTGTGRGGESIYGPKFEDEIRQELKHTGAGILSMANAGPNTNGSQFFITLAPCPSLDGKHTIFGRVCRGMEIIKRLGSVQTDNNDRPIHDVKILRTSVKD